GCGAGGCAGAGGACAGGCTCGTCGACAGCAGTCGGCGTGATCGCCCCCTCTTGCCTGTGACGCGACGCTGTTGGCGCGGACGATTGGGAGGCAGGGTCGAGTGAGCGGATTCGGAATTTTGGATCAGGGACGGGGTAGCGATGCGGAGCTGGCGGGTGCCGGCGACAGCTCGCCGCTCAGCGCCGCCTGGGCCGCGATCCGGACCGGCCTTCGCCGCGATTGCGGCGCGCGGACCTTCGATGGCTGGCTGAAGCCCGCCGAACTGGGCGCGTTCGATCCCGAATCGGGCAACCTCGAGCTGGTGATGCCGAGCCAATTCATGGCCGACTGGGTGCGCAGCCACTTCGGCGAGCGGCTGCAGCTGGCCTGGCGCACGACCTTGCCGATCGTGCGTGAAGTGCGGGTGGTCGCCTGCGAAGGCGGCCCTCGTCCCGCGCCGCTGCTGATCCTCGACGAGGAGCCGTTGCCGGTCGAGCGCGCTGCCGCCGCCGCGGCGCATCCGCGTCCGGCGTTCGATCCGCGCTACAGCTTCGGCAGCTTCATCGTCGGCAAGGCCAACGAGGTCGCCGCGACCGCCGCCAAGACCCTGGCCGAAGCGCCGACCGTTACCTTCAATCCGCTGTTCCTCCATGGCGGCACCGGCCGGGGCAAAACCCACCTGCTGCACGCGCTGGGCCAGCGCTTCCTCGAGCTCAATCCCGCCGCGCAGGTGGTGATGATGAGCGCCGAGAAGTTCATGGTCGAGTTCGTCCGCGCGATCCGCGAGAATGACACGATCGGGTTCAAGCAGCGGCTGCGCAGCGCGGACCTGCTGCTGATCGACGACGTCCAGTTCATCGCCGGCAAGGAGTCGACGCAGGAAGAATTCTTCCACACGATGAACGAGATCATCAATGCCGGTAAGCGGCTGGTGATCACCTCGGACCGCGCGCCGCAGGACCTCGACGGAATCGCCCCGCGCATCCTCTCGCGCCTGAGCTGGGGCCTGGTCGCGGACATCAACGCCGCCGACCTCGAGCTTCGCTACAACATCCTGCTGGCGAAGCTGGCGCTGCTGCCCGGCATCAGCATGGCCGACAATGTGGTCGATTTCCTCGCCCGCCGCCTGACCAACTCGATCCGCGAGCTGGAAGGCGCGCTCAACCGGATCGGCGCCTACGCGCTGATGACCGGCCGGACGATCGACCTGGCGTTCGTCGAGGAAGTGCTGGCCAATGTGCTTCGCGCCAACCAGCGGCGGATCAGCATCGACGAGATCCAGACCCGCGTCGCCGATCACTACTGCATCCGCAAGGCGGAGATGGTGTCGGCCCGGCGCGCCCGCGAAGTTGCCCGGCCGCGGCAGGTGGCGATGTACCTGTCCAAGCAGCTGACGCCCAAGTCGCTGCCCGACATCGGCCGCCGCTTCGGTGGGCGCGACCATACGACGGTGATCCACGCGGTGAAGCAGATCGAGAAGCTGCGCGCGAGTGATCCCGATATCGACGCAGCGATCCGGCTGCTGACCCGCCAGCTGGAAGGCTGAGGCCTTTCTCTAGCCCTGCATGCGGCTGAGCCGCTCGCGGCGTTCGATCGCTCGGGCGTAGGTCTTGAGTACCGACGCGTTGATCACGTCCCAATCCTGGGTCTTTGCAAAGGCTAGGCCGGCCGCACCGTGGCGCGCGCGTAGCTCCGGGTCAGCGGAATAAGCGGCGACCGCGGCAGCGATGGCGCAGATGTCGCCCGGCTCAGCCAACGTGCCCGTCTCTCCGTCGCGCACGAGGTTGGTGGCGCCGGTGGCGGCGGCAGCGACCACCGGCAGGGCGCAGGCCATGGCTTCGAGCGTGACGTTGCCGAAGGTCTCGGTGATCGAGGGATTGAGGAACAGGTCGCAGCTGGCAAGCGCGCGGGCGAGGTCGTCCCCCTCCTGGTGGCCGACGAAGACGCCGTTGGGCAGTGCCTTCTCGAACCAGGCGCGGGCAGGGCCTTCGCCGATCACCAGCACGCGGTGGGGGACCTGGGCGGCGACCAGCTCGTCATGGACGGCGGCGAACACGTCGAGGCCCTTTTCCATGACGATCCGGCCGAGAAAGCCAACCACCAGCTCGTCGTCGCCGAGGCCGAGGCTGCGGCGCCAGTCGAGGCTTCGCCGCTCGGGATTGAACTGGGCGCGGTCGACGCCGCGCGACCAGATCGAGATGTTGCGGTTCATCCGCTGGGCGCGGAGCACGGCGGCGGTGGATTCGGCGGGGACCAACAGCGCGTCGCAGCGCAAATACAGGCGGCGGAGGGCGGCGCGGACGGTCGGTTCGAGCAGTTCGAGGTGATAATAAGCGAGGTAGGTCTCGAACCGGGTGTGGACCGAGGCGACCGCCGGGATCTTGCGCGCGCGGGCCCAGCTGACCGCGCGGTGCGAGCTGATGTCGGGGCTGGCGATATGGACGATATTGGGCGCGAACGCTTCGAGGTCCTTGCGCACCGCGCGGGTCAGGCCGAGGGGGATGCGATATTCGGGCCGCCCGGGCGCCGCGATCGAAGGCAGCGAGACGAGGTCTCCGGTCGGCGGGAAGGCCGGCTCGGCGACGGTCGGCGAATAGGTGCGGACCTGGGCGCCCTGGCGCAGCAGATAGCCGACGAGCCGGTTGAGCGCCTGGTTGGCGCCGTCGCGAACGTAATTGTAATTGCCCGAGACAAGGGCGATGCGAAGGTCCTCGGGAGCCATGCAGCAGCCCTTAGCGGCGGCTGGGCGGGTTCGTCCAATCGCGGCTGCTGCGGGTGAGCAGGATCGCGAGCAGGCCGAGGATGGCGAGATGGAAGGGCCGGGGCATGGGGGCGCTGCTAACATGATCGGAGCGCTGAAGCACGGCCTGCCGCCGGTGGTGCGGGCCGACGCCCGGCTGCTGGTGCTCGGCAGCCTGCCGGGGGAGGCGTCGCTGCAGGCGGGGCGCTATTATGCCCATCCCCGCAACCAGTTCTGGCGGTTGATGGAGGGGGTGGCGGGGGAGCCGCTGGAGGGGCTCAATTACGGCGAGCGGCTGGAGCGGCTGGTAGAGCGGCGGATCGCGCTGTGGGACGTGATCCACGCCGCGCGGCGGAGCGGGAGCCTGGACGGCGCGATGCGAGAGATCGAGGCGCGCGACCTCACCGGCTTCGTCGCCGGGCTTCCGGAGCTTCGGGCGGTGGCCTTCAACGGCGGAACGGCGGCGCGGCTGGGGCGCAAGGCGCTGGCCGGGTCGAGCCTAGCGCTGATCGACCTGCCGTCGTCGAGCCCGGCCTACACCCTGCCGTTCGCCGAGAAGGCGAGGCGCTGGAACGCGCTCGCTGGCTTTCTCGATTGACCTCGGGGCGGCACTTTCCTCTAAGCGGGCCATGGCAGAAGAAGTTGAGATCCCGCCCGCCGAGGAGCCCGAAGAGGACCGCGGCGAGCTGTCGATGGTGGACGAGGCGCTGGTCGCCGGAACCATCGCCAATACCAATGGCCTGCTGGTGATCCTGGCCAAGCTGGTCGCCCGCGGCGTGTTCGATGAGAGCGACTTGAAGGCGTTCAGCGACAGCTATTCCAAGCCGCTCGACCATGAAGGCATGCGCGAGAACGAGCTGGTCAGCCAGATGCAGGACCAGATGGAAAGCACGCTGGCCGAGCTGATGCGGTTCATCGCCGAGCGGGGCTAGGGCATTTCGTCCGGGTGACTGTGGCTCCCTGCGTGCCTATATCCGCCCCATGCCCTGGCTAGCCGGAATAGCGCTGTTCACCGCTACCGTCCTCGTGATGGAGGGGTTCGCCTATGTGCTGCATCGCTTCGTCATGCATTCGCG
Above is a window of Sphingomonas glaciei DNA encoding:
- the dnaA gene encoding chromosomal replication initiator protein DnaA codes for the protein MDQGRGSDAELAGAGDSSPLSAAWAAIRTGLRRDCGARTFDGWLKPAELGAFDPESGNLELVMPSQFMADWVRSHFGERLQLAWRTTLPIVREVRVVACEGGPRPAPLLILDEEPLPVERAAAAAAHPRPAFDPRYSFGSFIVGKANEVAATAAKTLAEAPTVTFNPLFLHGGTGRGKTHLLHALGQRFLELNPAAQVVMMSAEKFMVEFVRAIRENDTIGFKQRLRSADLLLIDDVQFIAGKESTQEEFFHTMNEIINAGKRLVITSDRAPQDLDGIAPRILSRLSWGLVADINAADLELRYNILLAKLALLPGISMADNVVDFLARRLTNSIRELEGALNRIGAYALMTGRTIDLAFVEEVLANVLRANQRRISIDEIQTRVADHYCIRKAEMVSARRAREVARPRQVAMYLSKQLTPKSLPDIGRRFGGRDHTTVIHAVKQIEKLRASDPDIDAAIRLLTRQLEG
- a CDS encoding glycosyltransferase family 4 protein; its protein translation is MAPEDLRIALVSGNYNYVRDGANQALNRLVGYLLRQGAQVRTYSPTVAEPAFPPTGDLVSLPSIAAPGRPEYRIPLGLTRAVRKDLEAFAPNIVHIASPDISSHRAVSWARARKIPAVASVHTRFETYLAYYHLELLEPTVRAALRRLYLRCDALLVPAESTAAVLRAQRMNRNISIWSRGVDRAQFNPERRSLDWRRSLGLGDDELVVGFLGRIVMEKGLDVFAAVHDELVAAQVPHRVLVIGEGPARAWFEKALPNGVFVGHQEGDDLARALASCDLFLNPSITETFGNVTLEAMACALPVVAAAATGATNLVRDGETGTLAEPGDICAIAAAVAAYSADPELRARHGAAGLAFAKTQDWDVINASVLKTYARAIERRERLSRMQG
- a CDS encoding DNA-deoxyinosine glycosylase, whose amino-acid sequence is MQQPLAAAGRVRPIAAAAGEQDREQAEDGEMEGPGHGGAANMIGALKHGLPPVVRADARLLVLGSLPGEASLQAGRYYAHPRNQFWRLMEGVAGEPLEGLNYGERLERLVERRIALWDVIHAARRSGSLDGAMREIEARDLTGFVAGLPELRAVAFNGGTAARLGRKALAGSSLALIDLPSSSPAYTLPFAEKARRWNALAGFLD